TGCCGGTGTGTTCGAGGGTGATGCCGTCGTTGCAGAACACGCCGTACGACTGTCCGGCGGAGCCGGTGGTGCGGATGCGGACGGCGTCGTCGACGAGGCGGTGGCGGCCGCGGTCGTCGGTGGTGACGGCGGGTGCGCCCGCGGGGTCGATCTCGTGATTGAGGAGCCGCTCGACGTCGATGGAGAGCTGTCCGCCGACCGACTTGTCGCTGTTGCCGAGGCGGATGCCCTCGATGAGCACGGACGGTTCGCGCCGGTCGAGGAGCGCTTCCCTGACGCGCTCGATGAGGGCGTCGTCGGTGGTGAAGTCCTTCTCCAGGTACTCCGGGTCCGCTACGACCTTCTCGGGCACGCGCGCGAGCAGGCGCCGGACGTCGAGACGCCCCACGCTCGCCGGGTGGTCGAGGAGTTGCAGCAGGTCCGTGCGTCCCCGGGCCTCCCGGAGGGACCGCAGCCCCAGCCGGGCGAGGATCTGCCGGACGTCGTGCGCGATGTTGAGCAGGTACTGCGCCAGCGCACGCGGGTCGCCCTCGAAGACCTCGGGGTTCGTGGTGAGCCCGGCCGGGCACTTCACGTTGCAGTTCTTCGCCATGACGCAGCCGAGCATCATCAGCGCGGTCGTACCGAACTCGAAGCTGTCGGCGCCGAGCAGGGCGGAGGTGACGACGTCGCCGCCGGTCTGGTGCGCCCCCGAGCAGCGCAGGACGACCTTCTGCCGCAGGCCGTTCGCGACGAGCGCCTGGTGCACCTCGGCGACGCCGATCTCCGCCGAACGCCCCGCGTACTTGAGGCTGGTGACAGCCGCGGCGCCCGTGCCACCGGTGTTCCCGGCGACGTTGATGACGTCCGCGCCGGCCTTGGCGACACCGACCGCGATGGTGCCGATGCCCTCCGAGGACACCAGCTTCACGATCACCCGTACCCGCGCGGCCTTGCAGTCGTGGATGAGCTGCGCGAGATCCTCGATGGAGTACGTGTCGTGGTGCGGGGGAGGGGAGATGAGCTCGATGCCCGGGGTGCCGCCACGCGCCGCCGCGATGTCGACGGTGACCTTGGGCGCGGGCAGCTGACCGCCCTCGCCAGGCTTCGCGCCCTGCCCGATCTTGATCTCCAGCTCCTGAAGCATCGGATCGGCGAGATAGCCCGCCCAGATGCCGAACCGGCCCGACGCGAACTGCTTGATCCGGGAGCCGCGGATGGTGCCGTAGCGGGTGTGGTGCTCGCCGCCCTCACCGCTGTTCGACATGGCGCCGACCATGTTCGTGCCGTGCGCGACGGCTTCGTGGGCGGTCGCCACCAGGGCGCCGTGGCTCATGGCGCCGGAGGCGAGGGCGCGGGTGATCTCGTGGGCGGGCTGGACGTCGTCGAGGGGGACGCTGTCGGGGGCGTTGTCGAGGAGGGTGAGGAGGCGGGCGGCGGTGCCGGTGGCCGTGAGGGTGACGCCGCCCCCGGTCACCTCCACCCTCTCGACCTCACCGGGGTACGCGAGGGCGAGGCCGTCGGCGAGGGCGGCGTGGCGGTCGGCGCCGCCTCCGTTGAGGCTCAGCCGGACGGTGGAGCCGTCCCTGACGGACACGGTGACTCCGCGGACCGTCACGCTCGCGTTGCCGGTCGTCGAGAACCGGCCCAGCTCGCGCGCGAAATCCTCCGGCGTACGCAGCCCGGTCACATCCGCGGGCAACGCCAGCACATCACGCAGCGCGGACGGGCGGCGCGACCGCTCCTCGTGGGTGGTCCGCAGGAAGGCGCGGTACCCGGGCGTGATCCGGAACGCGTCGATCTCGGCGTCGCTGAGGGCGTCGTACCCGGTGTTGCGGTAGGCGGCGTCGGTGATGCCGAAGGCGTCGTCGAGCTGGCCGAGCGTGAGCAGGCGCAGCGCGTCCGGATCCCCCTCGCGCGCGAACTCCGGCCGCTCCTCGGTCATGTCGCCGAAGCCGCGCACCGCCGTGACGCCGAAGGAGTGCCCGGCCCCGTCCGACCGCTCCTTGAACAGCCCGAGCAGCGGGATCTGCTGGTCGGTGCGCACCGTACGGGCCCGCTCGTGCCACTGGGTGGCGGCCTGCGCGATACGGGCGAACCCGACACCACCGACCGGGGCATCCATGTGCGGGAAGATCCGCGCGAAGATGTCGTCGCGGGTGTCGAGGTAGTTCGGTTCGAAGAACTCACCGCCGATGTAGCTCTCGGCGGTGCACAGCCCTACCCGGCCCATGGTCTTCGCGAGCGACTTCTCGGCGGCCTTGCGGAACTTGGCCAGCGCCCGGTCGGTCTCGGTGATCTCGCCCGCGGGCGCGGGGGCACTCGGGTACTTCTCCTCGGCGCGCAGCCGTGCGCTGAGGCTGTAGACGGCGGAGGCACCGAAGCCGAGCGCGGTGGCGACATGATGGGACGAGGCCAGCTGACCGCTCTCGGCGACGATCGAGACGCGCAGCCGCAGTCCCGTCTCGATGAGCCGCTGGTTCACGGCCGCGACGGCGAGGATCACGGGCAGCGGCGCGCGCGTCGACGAGACGGCCCGGTCGCTGAGGAGGGCGATGCCGCCCCCTTCGGCGGCGAACCGCTCGACGTCGTCGCAGAGCCGGCCGATCGCGGCCCGCAGCGCGTCGGCGTTGGCGGACTCGTTCCCGGCCACCGGCTCGTAGAGCATGCCGAACCGCTCCAGCGGCACGATCCGCTGATCCCGCAGCCGGACCATGTCGAGGTGCCCGAGCACGGGCGACGACACGACGAGCTGCCGCCCGTTGGTGTCGTGGGTGCCGTCGGGCTTCGGCCCGAGCGCGACCCGCATGCTCATGCCGTCGGCCTCGCGGATGCTGTCCAGCGGCGGGTTCGTCACCTGGGCGAAGCGCTGCGAGAAGTACTTCGCCATGCCGCCCTCGGTGTCGCTGAGCGCGTTGATGGCGTTGCCGTAGCCCATCGCCGAGATGCGTTCCGACCCGTCGGCGAGCATCGGGTCGAGCATGAACCGGAAGCTCTCCTGGTTCAGCGAGTACGCCACGTACCGCCCGGCGAGGCTGAGGTCACCGTCGTACCCGAGCGTCGTCGTGCCGCGGTAGTAGTCGGGGGCGGGCAGGTCGTCGAGGTTCACCCGGGCCGAGGCGAGCAGTTCGCTGTACGGCCGACGCGCGGCGAGGGCGTCGAGCACGTCGCGGGTGCGCAGCCGGCGGCCGGTGCGGTGGTCGACGACGAGCATGCCGCCGGCCTCGATACGGCCCCGGTGCACGATCTCGTCGTCGGGGAACGCGACCTGGCCGGCCTCCGACGCCACCATCAGGTACTCGGCGGTCTCGACGGTGCGCAGCGGACGCAGGCCGAGCCGGTCGAGGCGGGCGCCGACGACGTCCCCGTCGCTGAAGATCACGGCGGCCGGACCGTCGTTCTTCTCCTCGTACAGCGAGAAGTACTCCAGCATGTCCCGGACGGCGTCGGGCAGGGTGCGGTCGTTCTCCCAGGCGGGCGGCATGAGCGAGACGACCGCCTCGACGAGGTCCAGGCCGTCGTCGAACACCCGGCTCTGCAGGGTCTGGTCGAGCCGGCTGGAGTCGGACTGCCCCGGCGGCCGCACGATGCTCCGGGTGCGGGCACGCGCGAGCGCCTCGTCGGACAGGCGGTTCTTGCGGTCCGTGTTGAGCTCGCCGTTGTGCGCCATGAGGCGGAACGGCTGCGCCATGGTCGGGTGCGGCTCGGTGTTCGTGGAGAACCGGGTGTGGAAGTACAGGGACCTGACGGAGTGCCGCGGATCGCGGAGGTCGCGGAAGTACCCGATGACCTGACCGGAGTTGAGGCGCCCCTTGAGCACCTGCGTGCGGGCGCTCAGAGACAGCGGGTACAGCCCGGCGTACGACGTGTCGTCGGCGTAGGCGACGGCTTCGACGGCGAGCAGGGCGCGGTGCGCGGCGGCGTCGACGTCGGC
Above is a window of Streptomyces sp. DT2A-34 DNA encoding:
- a CDS encoding glutamate synthase-related protein, whose product is MNHAPSAAFGLYDPARDHSDCGVGFITRLDGTPSHDVIRKGHEALCAIPHRGGASAEGVGDGAGVSVDLSVEFFSAITGESLRAGHFGVANCFVPTDAGRRDGAVDLVGRSIAEQGFDVLLVRDVPVDHSVARPAAEQYQLPIVQWVFRAPERWERADVDAAAHRALLAVEAVAYADDTSYAGLYPLSLSARTQVLKGRLNSGQVIGYFRDLRDPRHSVRSLYFHTRFSTNTEPHPTMAQPFRLMAHNGELNTDRKNRLSDEALARARTRSIVRPPGQSDSSRLDQTLQSRVFDDGLDLVEAVVSLMPPAWENDRTLPDAVRDMLEYFSLYEEKNDGPAAVIFSDGDVVGARLDRLGLRPLRTVETAEYLMVASEAGQVAFPDDEIVHRGRIEAGGMLVVDHRTGRRLRTRDVLDALAARRPYSELLASARVNLDDLPAPDYYRGTTTLGYDGDLSLAGRYVAYSLNQESFRFMLDPMLADGSERISAMGYGNAINALSDTEGGMAKYFSQRFAQVTNPPLDSIREADGMSMRVALGPKPDGTHDTNGRQLVVSSPVLGHLDMVRLRDQRIVPLERFGMLYEPVAGNESANADALRAAIGRLCDDVERFAAEGGGIALLSDRAVSSTRAPLPVILAVAAVNQRLIETGLRLRVSIVAESGQLASSHHVATALGFGASAVYSLSARLRAEEKYPSAPAPAGEITETDRALAKFRKAAEKSLAKTMGRVGLCTAESYIGGEFFEPNYLDTRDDIFARIFPHMDAPVGGVGFARIAQAATQWHERARTVRTDQQIPLLGLFKERSDGAGHSFGVTAVRGFGDMTEERPEFAREGDPDALRLLTLGQLDDAFGITDAAYRNTGYDALSDAEIDAFRITPGYRAFLRTTHEERSRRPSALRDVLALPADVTGLRTPEDFARELGRFSTTGNASVTVRGVTVSVRDGSTVRLSLNGGGADRHAALADGLALAYPGEVERVEVTGGGVTLTATGTAARLLTLLDNAPDSVPLDDVQPAHEITRALASGAMSHGALVATAHEAVAHGTNMVGAMSNSGEGGEHHTRYGTIRGSRIKQFASGRFGIWAGYLADPMLQELEIKIGQGAKPGEGGQLPAPKVTVDIAAARGGTPGIELISPPPHHDTYSIEDLAQLIHDCKAARVRVIVKLVSSEGIGTIAVGVAKAGADVINVAGNTGGTGAAAVTSLKYAGRSAEIGVAEVHQALVANGLRQKVVLRCSGAHQTGGDVVTSALLGADSFEFGTTALMMLGCVMAKNCNVKCPAGLTTNPEVFEGDPRALAQYLLNIAHDVRQILARLGLRSLREARGRTDLLQLLDHPASVGRLDVRRLLARVPEKVVADPEYLEKDFTTDDALIERVREALLDRREPSVLIEGIRLGNSDKSVGGQLSIDVERLLNHEIDPAGAPAVTTDDRGRHRLVDDAVRIRTTGSAGQSYGVFCNDGITLEHTGTANDGVGKSQSGGRIVVRAPGGGSAERGGNVLVGNFALFGATGGRTFVQGEAGDRFAVRNSGATAVVEGLGDFGCEYMTGGTVLNLGGFGKGLGNGMSGGFLYQYDPTGELAGRVSADSLLVFPVTDTEHGAFHEAAVRLLLAWHLEATGSPLAARLLEDWEGERRHVYCGMPRALLLYQDATEILAAATRNELLDELATSIASDKLRAFKVDYRDRRTVLGGRAPAFGDQGSDDMFSLLSSYTVLGVAQDLALKRVPGASGPDDPRVTEAVRNLVLTEDFFVKQRVVKYLRGTLERFDDGELATLIAIKRLDDYKRALRQRNNLSVDAPGTYGWIMHQNAKNAGRVRAARFDELLATAALDDIAGRLSHLPQAPTETVTA